The stretch of DNA gtccgcgtggttagaaaatataacgtaggattttttttaaatcggattagttttttgcgtttctgcccttagttgtaacatatttcattactgatctactcctattaatcatagattgatagtagatatatattcctattgccttcctgagttaatggactaacactgaaatattttttcataccgctcagtagtttctgagattagggcgttcaagcgtgacaaactcttcagctttataatataagtaggtatgtgtaggttatgtgcgtgcatataggaaaaaattaaacttaaggattttttttaaataatatcataaagaggtaaaatttgtgagtctgtgacattgggggataatctcaacatatgctgaaccgatttcgaaaattcttttactaatagaaagtcatgttattttttttcacctctggcaagtcacttttcttcaaagattggacagggtttttcatacacactgtatataccCAAACAAAGTCGTCTAATAGCGTGGGGGACGTGGCAGCAAGTCCTCAAGATGATGGTAGTGTTTCAATCCTTTGCTCACCGATCGCGTGCTTCTGCCGGTCAGAAATATGAGCCGGTGGGTCATTTTCTCGTGCTGTTTTtggtcatgataattcgatacgaaatatatttgtaaaacctttggttaatttttaggcaatcatgaccaataaggtggtaaacttgggcttgcacattcaatgtcagcataaatcggccttcttaaatctgttgcaccaaaaaatggaatgtgaatggtcaccgcttagcagtcttaatatttctgaaggatttttaatatttcaatacgtactttcccaactgtgaaccgtttgtttctttttgccatttaacacctttataatatataccgaaccatatctgatgtcggaatctgtagcgcagtcaatcaaaggagtataggaaaatgcactccgttcctTATCACCTAAGAAAGGCCACCATGCcttgcggcaacattttgagacacatccgatacgttatgccagatgatttcgacattgttcaaagaatgtcgaaggcgatcagaatttcaaatgttcgttgcgctctttttctgtctcttaatgccgttctccagttattctttctttctgactttctaattgattatgaatattttagtgtgtgagtgttcggtataatttatgtttatctcggtcaaactgttgaccatcacgttcatcacttgtttcaaaagacttattagtagatatgcaaTTCGCTGAGAACTCAAGCATAATTTCTCTTAGTAAACGTCTCCGACtcgcgatacaatgcgtgacgttcacgatcagTGGACTGTCGCGCATCATGTTCTGCCCTtgcctctagagatctagaagcagatgcatagatacgctgagatatcaaacgcaattaacgctatggagcgagttgcagcctgatgttcccgaacagcaccaactctctcctgacgctcttcgatagattcttgagaccttatgatcctccatattttagctcctttgaaacgttgggaaagatttacctttttttagtcatggttatagttttgttgcgaagttacctgatcaagttaaatgtaagtgactggtccgctggctactacgtaggttttatgacaatatataaaaacaataaagatttctttcaatttacttttcaaactatgacagacatcaaaatatgtcaaatgtttgacaggaaagtaaggtaaaggcacctaattccgcggtgctttcattataaattaaaagaacattatcagtagaattggcaatttttattagaagtgttatttatcttaattttgaaattatactcacagattgactgtataaaagataaaaaatgttaaatagtgtaaaatgtaaagaagtctgaggcaccttattccgatttaaaaaaaaaaaattccaatgcattttgttcctaattctgagtgtaaaaaatctttattgtctttggatattaaatcaatcttagtatttaaaaggctcggtatttaaaaactgaattttctcctcaattcgtgaagaaatactcaagagtttagtgttttcgataaaaaatataaacctcataatattttgaactaaacaaaaactcacacaatataaaactatcatcttaaacactatttagcaagtttagtatgaaacatgcattcaagtagctgctagccttaaactgagcgattattaaaaaacctacacatactaaagccatcattaattgtaagactatttgtgtgtgtacataaattattaaaaaaacagctaaattattaattaaataagaccttgctttgataagaccgtttttttttacaatatcgaaatatggtgcctttaccttagtaaattaaatttgttattttttcgccttttccgcattttttttcgaattttctcaccgtttaaaccttccctggacttctacgaatacttcaagactaaaaaaagccaaatcggttcagccgttttcgagttttagtgagactaacgaacagcatttcatttttatatatatagattctTATTTGTTCTCAGGTAGCGATGCAACTCCGAAGATGGTTCGGAAACCCGAAATCAAGTAGAAAAAACGGAAACTGAACTAAAATAGTATTGCCGAGTGTGGCAGCAAGAGTCGCAACGCAGTTGTCACTTTGGTCGTTTTAAAATGCGGCAACATatcgtgtatatttttatctctatttTCAGTGAGATTTTAGTTTCACATCAAACTGTCTATGATTATGAGACTTCTGCTGGAGATGGAGAAGCTTTGAACCCATTCAGAGACATTCCGCCTAAGCCTTTAGGTGAGGCAGATTTCGAAAAATTTACAAGTATACCTAATGCTACCTCTAGAAAAGAGGTTCCATTACCTCAAGGGGCTTTCTTTGATTTTCTCTCAGATATCAGTAACGCAATTTTAtcaccaaaatttaaaaaagaaaaaattggtccttattttaaaatactgagCAATTGCCTCGAAGGCTTGGGAACAgattatctacaaaaaaaatggataaGCAGATTCCGAAGAAAgttgataaaatacaaaaatttaaataaaaacacgctGAAAAGAAAAGTGCTTAAGTTTTTGAAGTTCATATCTGATGGTAGgccgtataaaaataaatattttagagctATGAATTCTATATACAAAATGAATCATGTCATAAAAATGGACGACTATGTCTACGAACTCAAAAGATACGGAATGGGTAAGACTGAACACATAGGACAGAAAACAAGAGACGTGTTCGAAATTGTGGTGTTTGGAACATATCACAAACAACGCTATAGAGTCAAATATGATATCGAGTTGCATTTCAAAACGGCCGTACTAGAGTTTTGGGAAGAAAGACTTAATTTATCTGCTTTTAATTTCACAACCCGTAGACCGTGGAATTGAACGTTGAACTTAATCGTCCGTTAAAGTTTTTATCAGTATTCGAGTAAAAAGTATTACCTATTGAAAATATGATTACCACatacatattgttattttttacgttttctcTACGGTGTGGCACTCCCGTGAGTATTAGAGGACTGACGGACAATCAACCCGGTAATCCGTTTCTGTCAGAATACGGTTCTGTCGCAAGGTCCGATGTAGACAGTGAAGGTATTTTTGAAAGGTTCGTAAGAAACTATCTATTTATGTTGTCTACTGCTTTTTCCCCAAAGATCTCTTTCGTGTGTTTTAGACGTGGATCCACGTTCGAAAAATCTTTACCCTCGTGTGCCTAAGCGTGGATCCACGTCCAAaactaacaaactttttaaatgcgatTTTGTTCTCTATTCTTTGGACTTTtgggtaaatttttttttgcaacgaaAACGTACTGAATGAATCTGTCACGGGCGGCCATTAGACTGAATGGATTTCGTCATGGGAATGGGATCGACAAGTAAAAACAAGTGCATTCTGGTGACACGTGCGACCGGTGAAATTCCTTTTGTGTGATTCtcacgaaaataaacaactgtaagtattcttgtctattttgcttttgtttatattatgtagaacataaaacaattgaaaataaatgtattattaacttgATTTGTGATATTTCTACGATCAAATCTCTCGCGATGTTTTTTctgtcaatgttttgattttcttatcgatttatatttgcatctatcttaaaaaaatgtcgttattatatatcattataaaggaaatttcattaactttcgaattgcataaaggttttagtacattttttatcagaatatgaaaaataattgacattttcTAAGGTCATGCAAAATGCACGCACACATTCTCATAATAGGGCTTGCATTTACGTGACGCAGATGACGCAATCGAATGGCGTCATGTTACGTCAGTCTTGATGTTTTTGTAcagtatgttgttttgtttgaatccattgatatattgaactatatattataattgcagtGTAAACTGTATATAgcgacaatgaaataaattgcgcATTTTATGGCGTTATTGacacttgttattaaataaatggaatgagatggaatggaatgaaacgagatgaaaaaaaacaatattattttactatttcaatattttttactaataaacgaTACTATACATgctcatgatataaaaaaaaaaaaaataactggtgtTGTTAATCGATTTCGCTCACGTAAAACTACTAGCGTTTCATATGGTTTCGTCCAAGTTTTCGTAACTATTTTTCTGCACACGGTTTTTCTCGCGTATCtatcttaactttataatattataaaagcgaaagcaataaatatcagaAAGTATCAATAAGTCATTAGTGGTTTTCTCTTCTTTTAGGAATTCATCATGGTTGTGGTCCTGgatcttgaccggtttttgcaTAAACGCGACTATATTTCTTGCTATAAAGGAGAGTGTATGTGGCCATGGGAGGAAACCCATTTCTTGcgggaaaatatttgtcatatttgcCACACGGAAGTTAATAACTCCATAAGGCACTTCCGTGTCATCATGAGTAGAAATACAATTCGTCGGCTTCTACTATCAAATTTTTTCTGGTGCAAATGTGGTTATAGTGTATATGATCACTATCCCCCAGACGAATGTTGctcataaattcttaattttaatttgattctttttttaaattcattgatcagatcattccaagaagaatatgtttttattttcaaaaataaaattgatttcttaatcaaattaactCATTTTCTCTACGTGGACACAAGAAGGTACTAGGCAAGATCTACGTCgtccaataaactattaaatggcATAATTGACTAActggtacagatttttttttttatttctttcattctgtcatcattgaaataaataaataaataaaaaactaatctatcCTAAATAACCGTAGGTAATGGAGCCAGACCGAATTATTGACGACGTCGGGCTTCCCGAAGCCAGCACTTCAAAAAGTGTGGTATgctgctaataaatatttgtatcaaatatttttgttaatcaggGAAttctaacaagtaaatatttttttcaattttcatctttGTAGGGTACCGGAAGACATTTTCCCGATGACGACGATTATGATTGGCAGCCTAATCAAAGGCCTCATGACCTTGATATGTCTTATTCCGAGgtagatatttaacaatttttttttactttttatttttagagttttgcaCGCATTCTCCctctgattaattataaatgaatatgattatatttgtcacattatcaaaaagaattatcataaatgGCAATTTACTCTTGTAGATACTCAGTGGGCCATTAGGCGAGGAGCTAAGAGTGGATTCGGGCAGTGAGGAAGAGGAGGAACCTATGTCGCTGGAGGAGCTTCGAGCTATCCTGGAAGAGACAGCCGAAGATGTTGAGGAAGATCCCGAAGAACACGAGAGGCTGTCTGAATCTTTCAATTGGTCAAGCGATTATAGTACATTTAGAGGTCAACCGGAAGTTTATTCCCAGGCAGGCGAGCGAGGTCCCAATATTAAGGAAACAGATCCTCTGAAGCTATTCACTCATGTTTGGGATCACGATATAATGAACAGTATTGTGGCACAGACCAACGAGTATGCCTGGCAAACGATAGCGCAAGCATCCGAGTTACCGGACGGTATCTCGGCGCATTCTCGATTAAATGATTGGGTAGAAACCACTACTGATGAGCTGTACAAGCTCTTTGCGGTGATGATTTTTATGTCGCTGATGGTCGCAGGACGTGTGAGTGAATACTGGAGCACGGGTACCCTGGCCATGCCAGGTTTTCGTAAACTTATGAGTATAAAACGGTACTGGCTACTCATGCGTTTCCTGCACTTTGTCGATAACAATACTATCAGTGTTCATGGTTCCGATCGTAAAGTTGCTAAGATACAACCCATCATTGaccattgtaataaaaagtttaatagcatGTACACGCCTCGCAGAGAAATAAGCATTGACGAATCGTTGCTGCTTTTTAAAGGACGCTTGAGTTGGATTCAGTGTATCCGTACAAAAGCAGCACGGTTTggtatcaaattttatgaactttgcgAGGCGGTTACAGGCTATTTGCTCAAATTTGAGGTTTACACggggaaaaaaatatccacagacAGGGGACTCTGCGGAGGACTCCTTGTATGGCTTTACGAGCGCAAGTGCGAAAGTGGTGCTAAGGCTCATGCAAAGATTCCTCAACAAA from Trichoplusia ni isolate ovarian cell line Hi5 chromosome 25 unlocalized genomic scaffold, tn1 tig00000124_group24, whole genome shotgun sequence encodes:
- the LOC113506782 gene encoding piggyBac transposable element-derived protein 4-like, with translation MEPDRIIDDVGLPEASTSKSVGTGRHFPDDDDYDWQPNQRPHDLDMSYSEILSGPLGEELRVDSGSEEEEEPMSLEELRAILEETAEDVEEDPEEHERLSESFNWSSDYSTFRGQPEVYSQAGERGPNIKETDPLKLFTHVWDHDIMNSIVAQTNEYAWQTIAQASELPDGISAHSRLNDWVETTTDELYKLFAVMIFMSLMVAGRVSEYWSTGTLAMPGFRKLMSIKRYWLLMRFLHFVDNNTISVHGSDRKVAKIQPIIDHCNKKFNSMYTPRREISIDESLLLFKGRLSWIQCIRTKAARFGIKFYELCEAVTGYLLKFEVYTGKKISTDRGLCGGLLVWLYERKCESGAKAHAKIPQQRSLSCNG